CGTTGGATGCTACAAGTTTGAAGGATGACAATACGCCTGGAAATGGGGGATCAGCGCCAAGGGAACCAAGAATGGATTTAAGTACCATCGCCTTTCTCTTGCCGAACTCATCCGAGGATACTAACGGCACGAGCGCGCCGAGCCTGCCGCCGCACTCACAGTGCGCGTCGGTGCTCATCGTTCTCGTGGTGACCGTGATCATTTTGGTGACCATCGTGGGGAACGTGTTGGTCGTGGTGGCCGTGTTTACCAGTCGCGCTCTGCGCGCCCCACAGAACCTCTTTCTGGTCTCTTTAGCGGCTGCAGATATTTTGGTGGCCACTTTGGTTATTCCTTTCTCCCTGGCCAACGAAGTAATGGGCTACTGGTACTTTGGAAGCACCTGGTGTGCTTTTTACCTGGCTTTGGACGTGCTTTTCTGCACGTCGTCCATTGTTCATCTCTGCGCCATAAGTTTGGACAGGTACTGGTCGGTTACCAAAGCGGTCAGCTACAACCTGAAGAGGACTCCGCGGAGAATAAAGATCATGATCACGGTTGTGTGGGTCATTTCAGCGGTGATTTCCTTCCCGCCGCTTCTCATGACTAAGCACGACGAACTGGAGTGTTTGCTGAACAACGAGACTTGGTATATCCTCTCCTCCTGTATAGTGTCGTTTTTTGCACCGGGTGTCATTATGATTTTGGTGTACTGCAGGATCTACAGGGTGGCCAAACAGCGCGCGTCCACTGTCTTCGTGGCCAAGAACGGAATGGAGAGGCAGCCGTCGCAATCCGAGACCTGCTTCGTGCGTAAAGGCAAATCCGAGGTGGAGAGCCCCAGCAGCCACAGCTCGGGCAGCCGAGAGCGCAAAGGAGAACTCGACGACATCGACCTGGAGGAAAGCAGCGTCTCCAACAGGCACAGGAACTCGCGCTTCGCCAAGAGCAGGAAAGTGGAGGGCGCGCAATCGTGCCCAAAGCCCAACGGGCGGCTGTCGTGGGCTTGCAGCCGCGCGTCGGAGCTGGAGCAGGAGCCGAGGGCGCGTCAGCTGTCTTTGTCCAAATCCAAACTGGCACAGATGCGGGAGAAGCGCTTCACCTTCGTGCTGGCGGTGGTGATGGGGGTGTTCGTGCTCTGCTGGTTTCCTTTCTTCTTCACCTACAGCCTTCACGCCATATGCCGAAAAAGTTGCACAATACCGGAGTCTCTGTTCAAtctctttttctggattggttACTGTAACAGCTCAGTGAACCCCATCATTTACACCATTTTCAACAGAGACTTTAGGAAAGCGTTCAAGAAGATAATGTGCCGACATTCTACACGCAcgtaaatgcacacacatattgTATGTGGGTCAGTGACAAGTAAGAGCGTTACAGATGAGggaaacaaatataatataatataatataatataatataatataatataatataatataatataatataatataatataatattttacattgcATTGCCAACAAGTAATATATACAAAATGATCCTGCAATGAAAATTAAATGTACTAAGcgttttcaaactgtttttaacaacatttttaacaTGACATGAATTCTGATGAATAAACCTGAAGTTTGTATAAACTGGTACTACacttaaagtaatagttcaccccaaatttaGAATGACTTTTTTGACATCAGAAGAAGACGACATTTAGCTAAAACTGTGGTTGATTCATTAAGATAATCTTTTGGACTTTGAGagtcacaataaataaataaacaaacaaataaataaataaataggtaatacAAATTTAATAACGTTGACTCCTGACAATACATCAAGGTCTTAGGAAGCAAAATGAACTGACCCATATATAATGTAAGTGCTGCAGCGTGTGCATGGACACATTTTGTTTACCTGTGTACGAGTTGTCTGTGTGCTCTGTAAATAGTGTTATGAGATCTCTAAGCTCTTTGTGCACATATTTCGAACTGCGATGTATTCATATTTAGTCTAATGAATTGAGTATTTTTTATTTCCTCAGATAAACACGGCAGGTTACCTGGTCAAATGTGAAAACTCCTTCAAAGGCAGTTGCGGTCCACTTTAATTAGGTGTTATTTATTGGAATAAATGTTCAACATGCTACAAAACTGGATAGAAAAGGCTTAGATACGACACAGGCACTTTCATTACATTGCTTCTGTGTATAAATACATGAATGTGAGACGTTTTATTAAAGTTTTGGAGCAGTGTTTATCAAATAAACCTACATTTAACTGTTAAAACCTCtgaatattttacacagcagctgTTTTCTTATTAGAAGCACATGTTTTTTAgtctcatgtctgctgtcctcgGTCCTGATGGGCTTGCAAAGTAAACCTCGTTGTGAATTTGTGCCAGTTAAAGaatattaaaaacatgcaaaattcATTCCCCATGATGCTTAATTACCCAGATCAGTCAAAGGCTGCATACGATGACAAGAATTATCACGATTTTAAAGTCTAAATTTGATTATGCCCATTTAAATGCAATTTATATGTTAATGCAAGTATAATCATGTAATGAAATGTCCATGGCATTTACATCTCAGCAACAAATGAACAGTTTATTCATGTCTCTAATATCAAAGATTACATTCAAGATCTCAAGTCTGGGCCAAATTAGAaggattcatttattatt
The sequence above is drawn from the Danio aesculapii chromosome 21, fDanAes4.1, whole genome shotgun sequence genome and encodes:
- the adra2db gene encoding alpha-2Db adrenergic receptor — encoded protein: MIRLAWSAWRTAQSFTLDATSLKDDNTPGNGGSAPREPRMDLSTIAFLLPNSSEDTNGTSAPSLPPHSQCASVLIVLVVTVIILVTIVGNVLVVVAVFTSRALRAPQNLFLVSLAAADILVATLVIPFSLANEVMGYWYFGSTWCAFYLALDVLFCTSSIVHLCAISLDRYWSVTKAVSYNLKRTPRRIKIMITVVWVISAVISFPPLLMTKHDELECLLNNETWYILSSCIVSFFAPGVIMILVYCRIYRVAKQRASTVFVAKNGMERQPSQSETCFVRKGKSEVESPSSHSSGSRERKGELDDIDLEESSVSNRHRNSRFAKSRKVEGAQSCPKPNGRLSWACSRASELEQEPRARQLSLSKSKLAQMREKRFTFVLAVVMGVFVLCWFPFFFTYSLHAICRKSCTIPESLFNLFFWIGYCNSSVNPIIYTIFNRDFRKAFKKIMCRHSTRT